A window of Amycolatopsis sp. AA4 contains these coding sequences:
- a CDS encoding CoA ester lyase: MLFVPGSRPDRFAKAAASGADAVVLDLEDAVAPADKARAREQVRRWRAQGGAGIVRVNDRRTRWYREDLASLEGPAVVLLPKTGTADDVEDVRGLLAPESWVIPILETAQGIVNAPAIAAVPGVARLAFGNGDLAAELGVAHTSHRALAAARSAVVLAAAAAGIAPPLDGVTTAIDDEALLAADTRHARELGFTGRLCIHPRQIAATHRELAPSREEIRWARSVVDSVGTGAATVVNGGMVDQPILARARALLAQASRAPAEGLASRPVPAPPAPADTSAAGGAK, encoded by the coding sequence ATGCTGTTCGTACCTGGCTCACGACCCGATCGTTTCGCCAAGGCCGCGGCTTCGGGCGCTGACGCCGTCGTGCTCGATCTCGAGGACGCGGTCGCGCCCGCCGACAAGGCGCGGGCACGCGAGCAGGTGCGGCGGTGGCGTGCGCAGGGCGGCGCGGGCATCGTACGAGTCAACGATCGGCGTACCCGCTGGTACCGCGAGGACCTGGCGTCGCTCGAAGGGCCGGCGGTCGTGCTCCTGCCCAAAACCGGCACGGCAGACGACGTCGAGGACGTACGGGGACTGCTGGCGCCGGAGTCATGGGTCATCCCCATTCTCGAGACCGCGCAAGGCATCGTGAACGCCCCGGCGATCGCCGCGGTCCCCGGTGTGGCCCGGCTGGCGTTCGGCAACGGCGACCTTGCCGCCGAGCTCGGTGTCGCCCACACCAGCCACCGGGCACTCGCCGCAGCCCGATCGGCCGTCGTGCTGGCAGCCGCGGCCGCCGGGATCGCGCCGCCGCTGGACGGGGTGACCACAGCGATCGACGACGAGGCCCTGCTCGCCGCCGACACCCGGCACGCGCGCGAACTCGGCTTCACCGGACGGCTGTGCATTCACCCCCGCCAGATCGCCGCCACGCATCGCGAGCTGGCCCCCTCGCGCGAGGAAATCCGGTGGGCCCGCTCCGTGGTCGACAGCGTCGGCACCGGGGCTGCGACCGTCGTGAACGGCGGCATGGTCGACCAGCCCATCCTCGCCCGCGCCCGCGCGCTGCTGGCCCAAGCCTCCCGGGCGCCCGCTGAGGGGCTGGCCTCCCGCCCCGTCCCAGCCCCGCCCGCACCCGCCGACACCAGCGCCGCCGGAGGCGCGAAGTGA
- a CDS encoding FadR/GntR family transcriptional regulator has translation MGQGDNVTVTPGRRIEQDLREQIESGALQIGERLPSEADLAARHGVARNTVREALKSLAGQGLLEIKVGARGGTFIARPSADSVSGSLRTALSLMAGSDVSVENLVQTREILEVPAAEIAALHRTDEELAALRATLFDPYRVEPDRVFSCTGGFHLGILQATHNPLLALVAGPVFRVLEERFLRDRAPARTWLEVDQDHREILDCLDRRDQAGAREAMRAHLRAARRHYYQDMAES, from the coding sequence ATGGGACAAGGCGACAACGTCACGGTCACGCCGGGGCGGCGAATCGAACAAGACCTCCGCGAGCAGATCGAGAGCGGAGCGTTGCAGATCGGCGAGCGATTGCCCTCGGAAGCCGACCTGGCCGCTCGCCACGGCGTCGCCCGCAACACCGTCCGCGAAGCCCTGAAATCCCTGGCCGGACAGGGGCTGCTCGAGATCAAGGTGGGCGCCCGGGGCGGAACGTTCATCGCGCGCCCCTCGGCGGATTCGGTCAGCGGCTCGCTGCGGACCGCGCTGTCCCTCATGGCCGGCAGCGACGTGTCGGTCGAGAATCTGGTGCAGACCCGGGAGATCCTGGAGGTCCCCGCCGCCGAGATCGCGGCGCTGCACCGCACGGACGAGGAGCTCGCGGCCCTGCGGGCGACGCTGTTCGACCCGTACCGGGTCGAACCGGACCGGGTCTTCAGCTGCACCGGCGGCTTCCACCTGGGCATCCTGCAGGCCACGCACAATCCGTTGCTGGCCCTGGTGGCCGGCCCGGTGTTCCGGGTGCTGGAAGAGCGCTTCCTGCGCGACCGGGCGCCGGCGCGGACCTGGCTCGAGGTCGATCAGGACCACCGCGAGATCCTGGACTGCCTCGACCGCCGGGACCAGGCCGGCGCCCGCGAGGCCATGCGCGCGCATCTGCGCGCCGCTCGCCGTCATTACTACCAGGACATGGCCGAGTCGTGA
- a CDS encoding MaoC family dehydratase, which produces MTVKTGWRGRFYEDFEVGDVYQHPLGRTVTETDNTWFTLLTMNTAQIHFNNAAGEASEFGRCLVNSTLTLAIVAGQSVIDTSFNAIANLGWEDIKLTRPVFAGDTLYSETTVLNKRESRSRPHAGLVQVTTRGLNQDGEQVLSYTRTFLVHKRGHTAPAAFPAAKTPFTAPEASLA; this is translated from the coding sequence ATGACTGTCAAGACTGGCTGGCGGGGAAGGTTTTACGAGGATTTCGAGGTGGGCGACGTGTATCAGCATCCGTTGGGGCGGACGGTGACCGAGACCGACAACACCTGGTTCACGCTGCTGACGATGAACACGGCGCAGATCCATTTCAACAACGCGGCCGGCGAGGCCAGCGAGTTCGGGCGGTGCCTGGTGAACTCGACCCTGACGCTGGCGATCGTGGCGGGGCAGAGCGTGATCGACACCAGCTTCAACGCCATCGCCAACCTCGGCTGGGAAGACATCAAGCTCACCCGCCCCGTGTTCGCCGGCGACACGCTCTACTCCGAAACCACGGTGCTGAACAAGCGCGAATCCCGCAGCCGCCCGCACGCCGGGCTGGTGCAGGTGACAACCCGCGGCCTCAACCAGGACGGCGAACAAGTGCTCTCCTACACCCGCACCTTCCTCGTCCACAAACGCGGCCACACCGCCCCCGCAGCGTTCCCCGCCGCCAAAACACCCTTCACCGCACCGGAAGCGAGCCTGGCATGA
- a CDS encoding CaiB/BaiF CoA-transferase family protein — protein sequence MRPLDDVRVLAIEQYGAGPFGSLLLADLGAEVIKIEDPAAGGDVARYVPPYTEGEDSLFFQSLNRNKHSISLDLRNARGRQVFEGLVRRADAVYSNLRGDVPARLRIRYDDLKILNPAIVCCSLSGFGMTGPRAGEPGYDYVLQGYAGWMTLTGEPGSPPAKSGLSLVDFSGGYAAALSLLAGVHAARRSGVGMDCDVSLFDTAISMLNYLATWHLNEGFEPPRTRRSAHPSLVPFQVFPAADGWLVVGCAKEKFWQRLVRVLERPDLLCDARFTAFADRLAHRDELEAILDKEFRGRTVEQWLADLRAASVPCGPINTVEQALSDEHTLARDLIISTSHPTSGTVAQVNTPVRVGAARKDHERAPGRGEHTAAVLRELLGFGESTVAELRAAGAFGPTDRFPAPRAGGSGEHLTGGGRRSGSDDRR from the coding sequence ATGAGGCCGCTGGACGACGTGCGCGTCCTCGCGATCGAACAGTACGGGGCCGGCCCGTTCGGTTCCCTGCTGCTGGCCGACCTCGGGGCAGAAGTGATCAAGATCGAGGATCCCGCCGCCGGAGGCGACGTGGCTCGGTACGTTCCGCCCTACACCGAGGGCGAGGACTCGCTGTTCTTCCAGTCCCTCAACCGCAACAAACACAGCATCAGCCTGGATCTGCGCAACGCGCGCGGCCGACAGGTTTTCGAGGGCCTGGTGCGCCGCGCCGATGCGGTGTATTCGAACCTCCGCGGCGACGTCCCGGCACGGCTGCGGATCCGGTACGACGATCTCAAAATCCTCAACCCGGCGATCGTGTGCTGCTCGCTGTCGGGGTTCGGGATGACGGGACCGCGGGCCGGCGAGCCCGGCTACGACTACGTGCTCCAGGGCTACGCCGGCTGGATGACCTTGACCGGGGAGCCGGGCTCGCCGCCGGCCAAGTCGGGGCTGTCGCTGGTGGACTTCTCCGGCGGATACGCCGCCGCGTTGTCGTTGCTGGCCGGCGTGCACGCGGCCCGACGCAGCGGTGTGGGCATGGATTGCGACGTCAGCCTGTTCGACACCGCGATCAGCATGCTCAACTACCTGGCGACCTGGCACCTCAACGAGGGATTCGAGCCCCCGCGGACCCGCCGCTCCGCACATCCGTCGCTGGTGCCTTTCCAAGTGTTTCCCGCAGCCGACGGATGGCTCGTCGTCGGCTGCGCCAAGGAGAAGTTCTGGCAGCGTCTGGTGCGCGTTCTCGAACGGCCGGACCTGCTCTGCGATGCGCGGTTCACCGCGTTCGCCGACCGGCTGGCCCATCGGGACGAGCTCGAAGCGATTCTCGACAAGGAATTCCGCGGCCGCACCGTCGAGCAGTGGCTGGCCGACCTGCGCGCCGCGTCCGTGCCCTGCGGCCCGATCAACACCGTCGAGCAGGCGCTGTCGGACGAACACACCCTGGCTCGCGATCTGATCATCTCGACGAGCCATCCCACGTCAGGCACCGTCGCACAGGTCAACACCCCGGTGCGGGTGGGAGCGGCCCGGAAGGACCACGAGCGGGCCCCCGGACGCGGCGAGCACACCGCGGCGGTGCTGCGCGAACTGCTGGGCTTCGGAGAGAGCACCGTGGCCGAACTGCGCGCAGCCGGAGCCTTCGGACCCACCGACAGGTTCCCCGCGCCGCGGGCGGGCGGCAGCGGTGAACACCTGACCGGCGGCGGGCGCAGGAGCGGTTCCGATGACCGTCGCTGA